The nucleotide sequence ATGTTAAAAGGTTAAAAGCGTTGAGTTCCCGAATCTACCACCAGTTGAGGGACCAGTAAGGTTTCTTTTCTTTCGGCCATGTTTTAATTCTGTTTACCAGCTTCATGTCTTCCAGTGCATCGACCGGCAACTCTGCTGGAATCGTCGATGTGGTCATCCCGGCAGAATTACCGTTACCTCCGATTCGATATGCAATCTAATGATTATCGAAGATAGTTTGCTGTTGATCGTTTGTCGAGATATTGCCGAAGAACTTGGAAGTGGCGATTGCTACTTCCTGCATAAGATGGCCTTTGTGATTGCACCAAATAGAAAACAATAAACAAAACTACAATATGTAGTTTTCAAGATTGAAAATCAAACCTTGAGTCATTCGAACCTTGAGAGAAAAAACAAATCATTGTAATCTTAACGAAGTCGAGATTCTTTACTGTTATACACGACCTCGTCCAAAATATGTTTAGTTACAGTACAGTTTGGTACGCAATCACATTCATCATTATGCAAATAGGTCATCTTGATTCACGATCGTGTTTTTCAACGGCTTACCATGTTTTATGAATCAGCAATCAGGCTTTGTCGTATTTACAATGTATAAATTTGCTTTAAGCCTCTGGGAGTCTGGGCTGCTACCTATGTAATGGACGTAAAAGTGTTACTAAAATAGCCCACATCGACCGACGTCGCGTCGATCGACAACTTTTAGTTGTAGTTTTGAATCACGAGATGGCTATACCGACTTCTGGCTGAAAAAAACCTTTTTCCGGGAACGAATGCCGGTACATGTTTCCATGGATCATCGCGAAACTAAGCAAAGCACACAATGTTATTTATCTGCAAATAGCTCCAGGGCAATGGAAACGAAGGGAATCGGAACATCCTGTTATTTGCTCGTTCAATATCTCTATAGAATCCACAGAAAAAAAGGGAATATTTACCGAATAAAAAACATTGCCAAGCATTGTTTTATCGTGTAATATGGGTCAGGGGCATAAACGAGATATAGAATAGATGTTCCATGCAACTTTTTATACTACCACACGGATTGGGGGCTCGCGAGCATTTCCGTGTCATTTCCAACGTTATCGGTTCACGCTAGAATTCGAATTTAGCACTATTAGTGTTTAGAATTTAGactaaatattgaaagaaataattatTCGAGCACTCAAAACCAGATCACAGGAGCGAGGCTCTAGACTTGCCAAAAACCATCATTTCGCCTATTATCGCGCCAGCAGTCAACGTCATCTAATTTAGTGTTGCAAACGAGATCATTGCAGTAGATCAACGCGATAATGACAAAATTACTCTCTCCGCTTATGAGATAAATGTCATTTTCAAGGTTCTTGCCAATGATGCCCATATGATTACACTCCACCCACcagtttttcctttttctttagcACGTTCACTACCACCAATTATAAAACCACCCACCACAGATTTTATGTTTTCCCCAAAGACAATTTGGGGAAAACATAAGCTGAGTTTTGGCAAAAGAATCTTAGATCGAATGTGTTGAAAACACGACATTtgttacccctgggaaaagttttaatgggggattctagaggccaaaataagacgaaaatcaagaataccaatttgttgatggaggctttgttaaaaagttattaacgtttaaagtttcaccagtactgaatttttttctcaaaaatgcgcaggatttcgggggtatgtctattcaccaaaaatgattgcaattgacccccgcaaccgaaaataatttttccaaaacgatttgaaatttttgaatttaattattaataactttttaacgaagcctccatcaacaaattggtattcttgattttcgtcttattttggcctctagaattccccattaaaatttttcccaggggtggccgaacaccctgtgttacGTAATAATTtggaagaaaatgaaattaaattgggCACGAATGAgagatgttattgttaacaagatAATGAGACAAAGCACGTTGATAAGAAAACGAGCGTGTAGCGGCTATACAATGTTGCAGAGGCAAAAGATCCTCGAGATAGCCAGGTGTAAATCTCACTGCTTATGGCATAAGTAGATGTGAACTTCACAACAGAGGGAAGACACAAGGAACTTTAAGacctttaatttaacttttagaCCTACGTTGACTTTTTATTCATCTCACTGAGAGTCTTGAAACACTTTCTTTAACATCCTGTACAATTACCCAGCGGTTCATCTACGCGCGTACTGCGAAGCGGTGTCTAAACCACCAATTCCCTGGTAGAAATTCGCGTTGCTGACTGTGGAAACTCAATTAAATTGCTCCCCGCCGCAGCCCCTGACCAGCTACACGTCGACCATATAAAAGGCCTAGCCACCACGCGGGGGTGACAACTTTGTTTCGACTAGGTCGTCAGCATGATCTTTACTGTAGTGTTGTATCTCCTAGGTCAGTTAGGCTTTCCCTTCCCCCTTGGATCGCTCGATTGCTACTCGTGACCAGTTACTGTCGGTACCATCAATGATTCACGAAGGACGGGTCAGGCCTTAACGAGTTTTAAAACGTTGACACCGTCCACGATCTATCCTCGTTCGTTTCACGAAAATTTCTTCTTGGAACGCCGAGCCACTGTCCGGGCTTGACCTGGTTTGCAACCTTAAACAGTCTCGTTTTCCAAGGTTACGAGGTTGTCGAAGGACGGTCCATGGTACATGATCAAAGTGTCAACATATGCAAACGGATTAGAACTTATTAGTTTCTGGAACGCGTCCGTCGGGATCAAGTTCGTCGATGACGACGTCTGACTTTGCCCTTCGAAACACGGATTTTACACGGTTACGCGTCCCCCGTGGGACGAGGACGCATGGAGCCGTCTAATTTATCGATTTTAAATTAGTATACAGCGAGGGGATATTCAGTTGGGGCGTCCAATTAGCAAATTACCCGACGCACGAACCTTTGCACGGATTATCTTGATTCTCAGCGTTTCGTTCCTGAACAGTTCATTTTTCTGCGAACCCTCGAACAAAACGTGCAATATTCCAGTCTGGGAAATAGTGCAAATTACTACTGAATATAATAGCTCTGTTCATAATATATTTCTTAGAATTCTGTATCATTTGATTCTATTTTCGACGTAAAATTGTGAGACACGAATAACTACGGTCACAAACAATTTACTCCccacgtgatcctctaaaatagctaACCGAGGAACGGAAGCAGGTAGTCAGCGAATTACACAAATGTCGAAAAGTAATAGACTCGACGAACAGAGCTTATGCAACCGTCTCGTATCTTTTATAGATATTAAATTTTGAATAACAGTAGCTTTCGAGCGTTCGAAACTACTGTTACTGATCGAAGAACCGATGTAAACGCAAGATGGCTGACGTTCGGAACTTATTCTTTCCAATTGACCATCTTTCGCGTGAAAGAACTATGTCGAGGGGGAGGTTCAGGATGCATTGGAACGTTATCAGAAAAACGATAGTTGACGTCATTAAACGTCACGGCCTCGAATTAAAAAGCAGAATTGAGACGCAGCTAGGCTGGGACGACGATAACCGACGGTCGTTGACACGCAGGGGTAATTGTCAGCCAGTTTCGAAACGGCGTGTTAAACGGGTGGCTCGGGGTCCCTTCATGACCCCGATTGGCACCGTCGTGTCAATTCTCTAAATCTATCGCGGCTCAGCACCACGCTTTATTTTCCTACTGGAAAGAGAGAGCCGGCTTCGGTAAATTGGAGCCAGCTAATCGTAAGAAGAGGTCAGTAGTGCAGTTTAGCCACGGTATAAGAGCGGCCCCAACACCGGTGACTCCGCTAAAGTAGAGTCGAACGTTGCACGGTGTCACCATGAATATAGTGTTGCAGGTGGTGCCGTTTTTCTTAGGTAAGCCGTCGATCGTGACGTACGCGTGGCGTGTGTACGCGTGTGATCGATTGGTTCGCGACGAAACGTGAGAAATTCGAATACGTAGACCCCCGACACTTCGACAACGCGGTAAGACGCTCGAGAAGAAGATGGAGGTGCAAACGGAGCTTAAAGTTAAAACTCTAAAGAAACCCGACTCGTGATACGACCGTGCAGTATCGAAGACTAGCGACCCGTCTCTAAATCGACCCATTCAAACCTCCAATCATTCAATTCGCGTACACACGCTGTGTCTGGCGCGCGCGGTCGCCATTAGGCGAAAAGTAGGGTAGCTGTCCTGGTAACCGGACATGCACCAGCGATCGAAAGCTCCAATGTTTTATAAAAAACGAAAAAAGTGGAGATAACGATGTCTGTGAGTTTTATGGAACGGATCGTTCCATGTACATATCATTGTTCCCAACTATTTTCGGCGCTGATAACATAAGTGCCTCTTTTTAACGCGCGTTATCGTAAGTGCTTGTGATTGGCTGCAGAGCTTCGAGTCTAAGGTTAGTAACGACATCTTGAGATTCTAACCTTCCGCGCGAGCGGGAGGATCGATTTTGGCGGGAAAATGCTATGCAACTATGCAGCTTATAACTTACTAAATATTTGTTCCTTCGTTACATAAAAAATTGGATATCTTCAAGGATAAATTGTAGTTCTTTCGAAAAGAAAAGTCATTACCTATTTTCGGCTCGAAACAGCCAGTGCCATTTTAATCGTCCGATCACTGAAGCAGCCGTCCTATCCACCTgcaataaaaagaaaacaaactcAATGAATAGATTCTTTAACTCGTAAATTAGAACACACTAATCTAATGAATTTTCCTAAAGGGAACAAATTTTCTCAACCCCCAATGTTGTCGATTTCTCAAAAATATCTTTAAAATTCGAAGTTTCGTACTGGGacctattggaaataggtggtggaataaaaaagaaacaattataaaaggaataacttttaattAAGCTTTCATTGGAAACACTAGGAAGGCACGTCCCGTACCCTCAAACCTAATCagtcctatactttgtctaaacaagccaagctAGGGACACAGTTGCACCTCCTTGATTTGTATTTCGAGACGCGAGACGCAACatgcgcgtcgatggtttttctcgcataaagaaaactttctcttttagaagagaaaaaccaacatGACCAATTCGTGAATAATTTCAGCGGCACGCGTGAACGTGGACGTCCCGTGGTTGTACGGGCCGGTGTACACGTTCAACGTTCAAGTGAACTCGACGGCGATCTCGGAGGGCAGCTACACGAGCGTCCGACTGAACGTCGCCTCGAAGCTGGTCTGTCAGCCGAAGCTCCATCGTTACCACGTGCTCAGCTGTCATTTCAGCGACTCGAAGGCGGACAGTTTCGTCACGGAGAGCCTGGATCCCGCGATACCGGGCCTCCCGGTGAGCGCCGTGAACCGACAGGAGGCGTACGAGATCTACGACGATCAGTTCGAGATCAAGTTCACCGAGCACGGCCTGGACAGCCTCCTCGTCAACGAGAACATACAGCCGCGCGAGCTGGACATGATCCGCGTGATCGTCGGCCAGCTGAACATCGGCGCCAAGCTCATTGATTACGAGGACACGTTCGAGGTGATGGAGAACTTCACGCAGGGCGAGTGCGCGACCATATTTTCCGTGAGCAGGAACCTAGCCTGGCACGTCGTGCCGGAGGATCGCGGCTACATCCTGGAGACCATCTACGGACCCACGGAGGACCGACTCCTGCAGATACAGAAGATCAGGAACCTCAACATTTGCACCCACAACGTGCCCTACTTCTTCGGCAGAGCGGACAGCAGCATGCGTCAGCACAACGACGTCATGTCCACCGCTGTAAGTGCAATTGTTACATCTCAATCCTACGATAATTAACACCCTCGATTGACCTAATCAACATCAAACCACCTGGGGAATCTTTTTGAACCCTCACTTGTTAGCCTTCTATATTAACTACTGGAAATTTACAACACTTTTTTTCTTATAACATTAAGAATACAAGTAATTCTCAATTACAAATCTGATAGAGAGGAATAACAACAGTATACAATGATAATAATTTGA is from Colletes latitarsis isolate SP2378_abdomen chromosome 4, iyColLati1, whole genome shotgun sequence and encodes:
- the LOC143341296 gene encoding vitellogenin — its product is MNIVLQVVPFFLAARVNVDVPWLYGPVYTFNVQVNSTAISEGSYTSVRLNVASKLVCQPKLHRYHVLSCHFSDSKADSFVTESLDPAIPGLPVSAVNRQEAYEIYDDQFEIKFTEHGLDSLLVNENIQPRELDMIRVIVGQLNIGAKLIDYEDTFEVMENFTQGECATIFSVSRNLAWHVVPEDRGYILETIYGPTEDRLLQIQKIRNLNICTHNVPYFFGRADSSMRQHNDVMSTASSSESHITITSTEFMASSTNVVLIRVFEGATLYENIKLRLDTIEPARSEPPEVKDPELASMFIGGWLWDNTQHDDFSMMA